A single window of Gossypium arboreum isolate Shixiya-1 chromosome 13, ASM2569848v2, whole genome shotgun sequence DNA harbors:
- the LOC108474689 gene encoding protein SOB FIVE-LIKE 3-like: MEASHILTSFETEEQSSSESGWTMYIGSSIHENDYNTYEQARHHKNHQCPNGYNEDESDDSMASDASSGPSHHKFPPSSEQNLGMNHFTHGSIVKSISTEKLQKQVIKRDQRRNRHGKGKLKLKTISAPSRVQRGYISKDDEAGRVGVSQISQSCLEMCDEC, encoded by the coding sequence ATGGAGGCTTCTCATATCCTCACAAGCTTTGAAACTGAAGAACAAAGCAGCAGCGAGTCTGGTTGGACCATGTATATTGGCTCCTCCATCCATGAAAATGATTATAATACTTACGAGCAGGCACGCCATCACAAGAACCACCAGTGTCCCAATGGATACAATGAAGATGAGAGCGATGATTCAATGGCTTCGGACGCCTCTTCTGGGCCAAGCCACCACAAGTTTCCACCGAGCAGTGAGCAGAATTTGGGGATGAACCATTTCACGCATGGAAGTATTGTTAAGTCCATCTCAACGGAGAAACTTCAGAAACAGGTGATTAAAAGGGACCAAAGAAGAAACAGACATGGGAAGGGAAAGTTAAAACTTAAGACAATTAGTGCTCCTAGTCGTGTTCAAAGGGGATACATAAGCAAAGATGATGAAGCAGGAAGAGTTGGTGTGTCTCAAATTTCCCAGTCATGTTTAGAAATGTGTGATGAATGTTGA